One genomic segment of Chitinophaga parva includes these proteins:
- a CDS encoding response regulator: protein MNRILIIDDDARNIYALQAVLKAKGFTSLCAASVKEGIATLQQHPEVQVILLDMMMPETDGYEAIQLLRHLPGRANLPIIAVTAQAMVGDREKCLAAGASAYVSKPIDMDLLLGQLKNYLSV from the coding sequence GTGAACAGGATCTTGATCATTGACGATGACGCCCGCAATATCTATGCATTGCAGGCCGTGTTGAAAGCAAAAGGATTTACCAGCCTATGCGCCGCGAGCGTAAAGGAAGGCATTGCCACCCTGCAGCAGCACCCGGAAGTGCAGGTGATATTGCTGGACATGATGATGCCGGAAACAGACGGGTATGAAGCCATACAACTGCTGCGCCACCTGCCGGGAAGGGCAAACCTCCCCATCATTGCGGTGACCGCACAGGCCATGGTGGGCGACCGGGAAAAATGCCTGGCCGCGGGCGCCAGCGCCTACGTTTCAAAACCGATCGACATGGACCTGTTGCTCGGGCAATTAAAGAACTACTTATCTGTATAG
- the queG gene encoding tRNA epoxyqueuosine(34) reductase QueG, whose product MTQQERHTAFIKEQAKALGFDYCGIARAEQLDDDARRLEAWLGKGLHGGMQYMENHFDLRIDPRKLVPGAKSVITFLLNYYPEQQQRPDAPQVAKYAYGADYHEVIRARLNQFLQCLRAEIGEVQGRGFVDSAPVLERSWAQRSGLGWIGKNGNIIHKQAGSFFFIATLIVDLPLAYDGPVTDHCGRCTRCLDACPTGALAAPGLVDGSRCISYFTIELKDALIPEKFQGQFRNWAFGCDICQDVCPWNRFAQPHQQEALQPIPALLNMSTQEWEEMSETTFRELFRQSPIKRSKYKGLQRNLQFLKLK is encoded by the coding sequence ATGACCCAGCAGGAGCGGCATACGGCATTTATCAAGGAGCAGGCAAAGGCCCTGGGCTTCGACTATTGTGGCATAGCCCGGGCGGAGCAGCTGGACGATGATGCCCGCCGCCTGGAAGCCTGGCTGGGCAAGGGCCTGCATGGGGGCATGCAGTACATGGAAAATCACTTTGACCTGCGCATAGATCCCCGCAAGCTGGTACCGGGCGCCAAATCTGTGATCACTTTCCTGCTCAATTATTACCCCGAGCAGCAGCAGCGGCCGGATGCGCCACAGGTAGCCAAGTATGCCTACGGAGCCGACTATCATGAAGTGATACGCGCCCGCCTCAACCAGTTCCTGCAATGCCTGCGCGCGGAGATTGGCGAAGTACAGGGCCGCGGCTTTGTAGACTCCGCGCCGGTGCTGGAGCGCAGCTGGGCCCAGCGCAGCGGGCTGGGATGGATAGGGAAGAATGGTAACATCATCCATAAGCAGGCAGGTTCTTTCTTCTTCATTGCCACACTGATCGTGGATCTTCCGCTGGCGTACGATGGCCCCGTAACGGATCACTGCGGCCGCTGCACCCGCTGCCTGGATGCCTGCCCCACGGGGGCGCTGGCCGCCCCCGGCCTGGTGGATGGAAGCCGTTGTATTTCCTACTTCACCATAGAACTGAAAGATGCGCTGATCCCGGAAAAGTTCCAAGGGCAGTTTCGTAACTGGGCCTTTGGGTGCGATATCTGCCAGGATGTATGCCCGTGGAACCGCTTTGCGCAGCCGCACCAGCAGGAGGCACTCCAGCCTATCCCGGCGTTGCTGAACATGAGCACACAGGAATGGGAAGAAATGAGTGAAACCACGTTCCGGGAGCTATTCCGCCAGTCTCCTATCAAACGCAGCAAATACAAGGGGTTGCAGCGCAATTTGCAGTTCCTTAAGTTGAAGTGA
- a CDS encoding hybrid sensor histidine kinase/response regulator — MILIVDDKPENILSLKKTLELYNFEVDTALSGEEALKKILKTNYTLIILDVQMPSMDGFEVAEAISGYSKAKDVPIIFLSAVNKDKKFVTRGYASGGIDYITKPVDPDILILKVKTFYKLYEQTKQLSQMQAQLQEEVEVRKQAQASLSDTVKELHSILESIPQIAFTAKADGTLEYVNQHWYAYSPDLHSWPETLPGQTPVKEQLARVLASGHSLETEVFIKRKAAENVFGAPDYRCHLLRVTPVKEGAQIVKWVGTFTDIAHQKQANEILEQRVEERTEALRAMNLALEISNHDLQQFASVASHDLKEPLRKIQLFSSILRDRHVSRDDESLQYITRIVNSSERMSKLINDLLGYSRLSVDSAFEPVQLNRTITDILSDLELSIQEKQAAIVVADIPQIEAIPGQMRQVFQNIISNSLKFSKKDVRPEISISAALVAEKDLDAPAAPNGAWCRILIQDNGIGFNEKYLDKIFTIFQRLNAREEYEGTGIGLAIAKKVIEKHQGLISARSQEGQGATFILLLPVRQHASQMLEDNSLEPGHSYGVTAG, encoded by the coding sequence ATGATCCTGATCGTTGACGATAAACCGGAAAATATACTCTCGCTGAAAAAAACACTGGAGTTGTACAACTTCGAGGTAGATACAGCCTTGTCAGGCGAAGAAGCACTTAAAAAAATTCTCAAGACCAATTATACCCTCATCATCCTGGATGTGCAGATGCCCAGTATGGATGGCTTTGAGGTGGCGGAAGCCATTTCCGGCTACAGCAAGGCCAAGGACGTACCCATCATCTTCCTCTCCGCGGTGAACAAAGACAAGAAATTTGTAACCCGTGGCTACGCCAGCGGGGGCATAGATTACATCACCAAGCCGGTAGACCCCGACATCCTTATCCTGAAAGTAAAAACATTCTATAAGCTCTATGAGCAGACCAAGCAACTGAGCCAGATGCAGGCCCAGCTCCAGGAAGAAGTGGAGGTGCGCAAACAGGCGCAGGCCTCGCTCAGTGATACGGTGAAGGAGCTGCACAGCATCCTGGAAAGCATTCCGCAGATCGCCTTTACCGCCAAGGCAGACGGTACCCTGGAGTACGTGAACCAGCACTGGTATGCCTACAGCCCGGACCTGCATTCCTGGCCGGAAACCCTGCCGGGACAAACACCGGTGAAGGAGCAGCTGGCCCGCGTGCTGGCCTCCGGCCACTCGCTGGAAACAGAAGTGTTCATCAAGCGGAAGGCCGCGGAAAATGTGTTTGGCGCACCGGACTACCGCTGCCACCTGCTGCGCGTAACACCGGTAAAGGAAGGCGCCCAGATCGTGAAATGGGTAGGCACGTTTACGGACATTGCGCACCAGAAACAGGCCAATGAGATCCTGGAGCAGCGGGTAGAAGAACGTACGGAAGCCTTGCGGGCCATGAACCTGGCCCTGGAGATCAGTAACCACGACCTGCAGCAGTTTGCCTCCGTGGCCTCTCACGATCTGAAAGAGCCCCTGCGCAAGATCCAGCTGTTTTCCTCCATCCTGCGCGACCGGCACGTAAGCCGGGACGATGAATCGCTGCAATACATTACGCGCATTGTGAACAGCAGTGAGCGTATGAGTAAGCTGATCAACGACCTCCTGGGCTACAGCCGCCTGAGCGTAGACAGCGCTTTTGAGCCTGTGCAGCTGAACCGGACCATCACAGACATCCTCAGCGACCTGGAGCTCTCCATCCAGGAAAAGCAGGCTGCTATTGTTGTGGCCGATATTCCCCAGATCGAGGCGATCCCCGGACAGATGAGGCAGGTATTCCAGAACATTATTAGTAACTCATTGAAATTCAGTAAAAAGGACGTGCGACCGGAGATCAGTATCAGCGCCGCCCTGGTGGCGGAAAAAGACCTGGATGCACCGGCAGCCCCCAATGGCGCCTGGTGCCGCATCCTCATTCAGGACAATGGGATCGGCTTCAATGAGAAATACCTGGATAAGATCTTCACCATCTTCCAGCGCCTGAATGCACGGGAAGAATACGAGGGCACCGGTATTGGCCTGGCCATTGCCAAAAAAGTGATTGAAAAACACCAGGGGCTTATCAGCGCCCGCAGCCAGGAAGGACAGGGGGCTACGTTTATTTTACTGCTGCCGGTGCGCCAGCATGCCAGCCAGATGCTGGAGGATAACAGCCTGGAGCCAGGACATAGCTATGGGGTGACTGCGGGATAA
- a CDS encoding DUF1543 domain-containing protein — MQTPLLFMALIGCKPPQRHTEQHDVFFGIGPDMKSLLPHIQAFWPEAGKWHVDGYRPVTVVDGYQVRVVPKRTAAPGAPRLFFLNLGGYKPGEFEEYHYKMLAVSTDASGAIQQAKATAFFKHTGLATFSTHIDDKYGVDVDDIMQVEDILPPAFRAAFSLELVPAAGLTAQDELQLGYFKPEHFQG; from the coding sequence ATGCAAACGCCCTTACTTTTCATGGCGCTTATTGGCTGCAAGCCGCCACAGCGTCATACAGAACAGCATGATGTATTCTTTGGCATTGGTCCGGATATGAAGTCGCTCCTGCCCCACATACAAGCCTTCTGGCCGGAGGCCGGCAAGTGGCATGTGGATGGCTACCGGCCGGTAACGGTAGTAGACGGATACCAGGTACGGGTGGTGCCCAAACGAACAGCTGCACCCGGGGCGCCCCGCCTGTTCTTCCTGAACCTGGGTGGTTATAAGCCGGGGGAGTTTGAAGAGTATCATTACAAAATGCTGGCGGTAAGTACGGATGCCAGCGGGGCTATACAACAGGCAAAGGCTACGGCCTTCTTTAAGCATACCGGCCTGGCCACCTTCAGCACGCATATTGATGATAAGTACGGCGTGGATGTGGATGACATCATGCAGGTGGAAGACATCCTGCCGCCCGCATTCCGCGCGGCTTTCAGCCTGGAGCTGGTACCGGCCGCTGGGCTAACGGCACAGGATGAACTGCAACTGGGCTACTTTAAACCGGAACACTTCCAGGGATAG
- a CDS encoding CheR family methyltransferase, with protein sequence MNAVKEEEISVLLNDLLECYGYDFTDYSLASMQRRINRLFSMDRFPSFAEFRYRVRNDPSYIQHFVEEITVNVTEMFRDPSFYLALRKQVLPMLATYPFIRIWHAGCSTGEEVYSMAILLQEANLLHKSVIYATDINTSVLEKARKGIFPIANMQQYSQNYMASGGQHEFSAYYAAKYDYAKFNESLSRKVIFAPHNLVTDGSFNEFQLIICRNVLIYFNKDLQEKVLRLFSESLEQLGYLGLGAKETLKFTNDAHKFRQIDKREKIWRKVSI encoded by the coding sequence TTGAACGCCGTTAAAGAAGAGGAGATCAGTGTGCTGCTCAATGACCTGCTGGAGTGCTATGGTTACGACTTTACGGACTATTCACTGGCCAGCATGCAACGGCGCATCAACCGTCTATTCAGCATGGACCGCTTCCCGAGCTTTGCGGAGTTCCGCTACCGGGTGCGCAACGATCCATCCTACATACAGCACTTTGTGGAAGAGATCACGGTGAACGTTACAGAAATGTTCCGCGACCCCAGTTTTTACCTGGCCCTGCGCAAACAGGTATTGCCTATGCTGGCTACCTATCCCTTTATCCGCATCTGGCATGCGGGGTGCAGCACGGGAGAGGAAGTGTACTCCATGGCCATCCTGCTGCAGGAGGCTAACCTGCTGCACAAATCCGTGATCTATGCTACAGACATTAACACCAGCGTGCTGGAAAAAGCACGCAAAGGCATTTTCCCCATCGCCAATATGCAGCAATACTCGCAGAACTACATGGCCAGTGGCGGGCAGCATGAGTTCAGTGCTTACTATGCCGCCAAGTATGATTATGCTAAATTCAACGAATCCCTGAGCCGCAAAGTGATCTTTGCGCCCCATAACCTGGTGACAGACGGCTCGTTCAACGAGTTCCAGCTCATCATTTGCCGGAACGTACTGATCTACTTCAATAAAGACCTGCAGGAAAAGGTGCTGCGCCTTTTCAGTGAAAGCCTGGAGCAATTGGGCTACCTGGGCCTTGGTGCCAAGGAAACACTTAAATTTACCAATGACGCCCACAAGTTCCGGCAAATAGACAAGCGCGAAAAGATCTGGAGAAAAGTGAGCATCTGA
- a CDS encoding response regulator translates to MRKFFRKLPLHIKLSLVVLVPLGCMVYFAIQLLLRQTGEVHSMQKLQEGVQESVAIMKIVDEVQQERRFTVSYFMSPTGNANDLLLQRARTDAAIRALEGQVSMAPANFERNSLLSLLAGKRRQIDNNELDQRAAMSFFTALILRLNSLTINTLPDMPAARTINPRLRAESLLSQMTTYLNIMRLDLYMLLIQRQADASDIEQMGTSLAIYKSLLAQFNEQSPADAQRDLHRITESASYRATMAVIDNFVQDRHLDLAMTPDAWWNDSEVSLHPLKEVEQSLVAAISDSAAHIYESQLVVRNRSIAVLVLLVALGIYIISVTLRNMASQLRELEEAAGRIARGATGVKLPVYTRDSIGQLSKAFAQIDQNNAHLAAAAAQIGQGHFNVLISPRSQEDVLGHALVHMRNDLKAYHEHNEHTIWVQQGINDLNDKLISEGDMHSLSNLALQSLVQYLQAQVGVLYVREQDWLHLYAGYGLNDRVPAPQQIAMGSTLLGEAARHQQTMQLEQHADAFMNVSSATQEAVPAHTLIVPLVHNRRVEGVVELGAMHPFADAALEYIKEAASRIAVALQTARSRQRLQELLEETQAQSEELQTQHSELEALNTELSLQAQKLEASDEELRVQQEELQQSNAELEERSRLLEEKNEVITARNLDIQRQSEALAQSTRYKSEFMANMSHELRTPLNSILLLSRLLEENNDGNLSADQVEYAQVILKSGKGLLTLIDEILDLSKIESGRMELEYQQVKPALLLEDLQAIYEPMAKEKGLDMHWEIRTGTPEYIDTDRQRLDQVLKNLLSNALKFTAKGSISLQVAARGVDRIEFRVMDTGIGIAPEKQDVVFEAFRQADGTTRRKYGGTGLGLSISREIARLLGGHISVESIPEEGSTFTLVIPVARPAAMADPVRVQPAGEATLSEPAPLVQQAHFITDFIPEPVPDDRINITATDKTILIIEDDTAFAKSLLEYTRARGYKGLVAVRGDQGIQLAREFRPQGILLDLMLPVKDGWEVMEALKSDPVTRPIPVHMMSSMEMKKESLHRGAVDFINKPAAFDQLQDVFAKLEYVLNKHPKKVLIVEENAQHAKALAYFLGTYNVNTEICQQMDAGLKVLQQQGIDCVILDMGIPDPRAYETLEAVKSGAGMENVPVIIFTGKSLSKSEEQRIHRYADSIVVKTAHSYQRILDEVSLFLHLVEERGGRPESVAAKGRGNGLNEVLNGKTVLVADDDVRNIFSLTKSLEQHQMTVLSAIDGQEALNQLDQHKVDIVLMDMMMPEMDGYQTIGHIRANRKLKNLPVIAVTARAMMGDREKCMAAGASDYISKPVDVDQLLSLLRVWLYDKGRKY, encoded by the coding sequence ATGAGAAAATTTTTCAGGAAACTTCCGCTTCATATCAAATTGTCCCTGGTGGTGCTCGTGCCCCTGGGCTGCATGGTCTATTTCGCCATACAACTGCTGCTGCGGCAAACCGGCGAAGTGCACAGCATGCAAAAGCTCCAGGAGGGGGTGCAGGAGTCCGTGGCGATCATGAAGATCGTGGACGAAGTGCAGCAGGAGCGCCGCTTTACAGTAAGTTATTTTATGTCGCCTACCGGCAATGCCAATGACCTGCTGCTGCAACGCGCCCGCACAGATGCCGCCATCCGTGCGCTGGAGGGCCAGGTGTCCATGGCGCCGGCTAATTTTGAGCGCAATTCCCTGCTCTCGCTCCTGGCAGGTAAGCGCAGGCAGATCGATAATAATGAGCTGGATCAGCGCGCCGCCATGAGCTTTTTTACAGCGCTCATTTTGCGGCTGAACAGCCTCACCATCAATACCCTGCCGGACATGCCCGCCGCACGCACCATCAATCCCCGCCTGCGTGCAGAGTCGTTGCTGTCGCAAATGACCACTTACCTGAACATTATGCGGCTGGACCTCTACATGCTCCTTATCCAGCGCCAGGCCGATGCCAGTGATATAGAGCAGATGGGCACCAGCCTCGCTATTTATAAATCATTACTGGCCCAGTTCAATGAGCAGTCCCCGGCCGATGCGCAGCGCGACCTGCACCGTATTACGGAAAGCGCCAGTTACCGCGCTACTATGGCGGTGATCGACAATTTTGTGCAGGACCGCCACCTGGACCTGGCCATGACGCCGGATGCCTGGTGGAATGACTCAGAAGTGAGCCTGCACCCGCTCAAAGAGGTGGAGCAGTCACTGGTAGCGGCCATCAGCGACAGTGCCGCACATATTTATGAAAGCCAGCTGGTGGTGCGCAACCGCAGCATTGCCGTACTGGTGCTGCTGGTAGCGCTGGGCATTTACATTATCAGCGTTACCCTGCGCAATATGGCCAGCCAGCTCCGGGAACTGGAGGAGGCGGCAGGCCGGATTGCCCGCGGCGCCACCGGTGTGAAACTGCCGGTGTACACGCGCGATTCCATCGGCCAGTTATCCAAAGCCTTTGCACAGATAGACCAGAACAATGCCCACCTGGCGGCAGCAGCAGCGCAGATAGGGCAGGGGCACTTCAATGTGCTCATCAGCCCCCGCAGCCAGGAAGATGTGCTGGGCCACGCCCTGGTGCACATGCGCAACGATCTGAAGGCCTACCATGAACATAATGAGCACACCATCTGGGTGCAGCAGGGTATTAATGACCTCAATGATAAACTGATCAGCGAAGGTGACATGCATTCCCTCAGCAACCTGGCCCTGCAAAGCCTGGTGCAGTACCTGCAGGCGCAGGTGGGCGTGCTGTATGTGCGGGAGCAGGATTGGCTGCACCTGTACGCCGGTTATGGGCTTAATGACCGCGTGCCTGCCCCGCAACAAATAGCCATGGGCAGCACGCTGCTGGGCGAGGCGGCCCGGCACCAGCAAACCATGCAGCTGGAACAGCATGCAGATGCCTTTATGAACGTAAGCAGCGCCACGCAGGAAGCCGTGCCGGCACACACGCTCATCGTGCCGCTGGTACATAACCGGCGGGTGGAAGGCGTGGTGGAACTGGGTGCCATGCATCCCTTCGCTGATGCCGCTTTGGAGTACATCAAAGAAGCGGCATCGCGCATTGCCGTTGCCCTGCAAACAGCGCGCAGCCGCCAGCGCCTGCAGGAACTGCTGGAAGAAACACAGGCCCAATCCGAAGAGCTGCAAACCCAGCACAGTGAACTGGAAGCGCTGAATACGGAGCTGTCATTGCAGGCACAGAAACTGGAGGCATCGGACGAGGAGCTGCGTGTGCAACAGGAAGAATTGCAGCAGAGCAATGCAGAACTGGAAGAACGCAGCCGCCTGCTGGAAGAAAAGAACGAAGTGATCACCGCGCGCAATTTGGACATACAAAGGCAGTCCGAGGCACTGGCGCAAAGCACCCGCTACAAATCTGAGTTCATGGCCAATATGAGCCACGAACTGCGTACCCCGCTCAATTCCATCCTGCTGCTTTCCCGCCTGCTGGAAGAAAACAATGATGGCAACCTTTCCGCAGACCAGGTGGAATATGCACAGGTGATCCTCAAAAGTGGCAAAGGATTGCTGACCCTCATAGATGAAATACTGGACCTGAGCAAAATTGAAAGCGGGCGCATGGAACTGGAATACCAACAGGTAAAACCCGCGCTGTTGCTGGAAGACCTGCAGGCCATTTATGAGCCGATGGCTAAGGAAAAAGGCCTGGACATGCATTGGGAAATACGTACCGGCACACCGGAATACATCGACACAGACCGGCAACGCCTGGACCAGGTATTGAAAAACCTGCTGAGCAATGCGCTAAAATTTACCGCCAAAGGCAGCATTTCCCTGCAGGTGGCCGCACGGGGTGTAGACCGCATTGAGTTCCGGGTTATGGATACGGGTATTGGCATTGCCCCGGAAAAACAGGACGTGGTGTTTGAAGCATTCCGCCAGGCGGATGGCACCACGCGCCGCAAGTATGGTGGCACCGGCCTGGGGCTCAGCATCAGCCGCGAAATAGCCCGGTTGCTGGGTGGACATATTTCAGTAGAAAGTATCCCGGAGGAGGGTAGCACTTTCACGCTGGTGATACCTGTTGCCAGACCCGCTGCCATGGCCGATCCGGTAAGGGTGCAGCCTGCCGGCGAGGCAACGCTTTCCGAGCCTGCCCCCCTGGTGCAGCAGGCACACTTCATCACGGACTTTATCCCGGAGCCGGTGCCGGACGACCGCATTAACATTACGGCCACAGACAAAACGATCCTCATCATTGAAGACGATACCGCCTTTGCAAAATCACTGCTGGAATATACCCGCGCCCGCGGCTATAAAGGCCTGGTGGCGGTGCGCGGGGACCAGGGCATACAACTGGCCAGGGAATTCCGTCCACAGGGCATCCTGCTGGACCTGATGCTGCCCGTGAAAGACGGGTGGGAAGTGATGGAAGCCCTGAAAAGTGACCCGGTAACGCGGCCCATTCCCGTGCACATGATGTCCAGTATGGAAATGAAAAAGGAAAGCCTGCACCGGGGCGCGGTGGATTTCATTAACAAGCCCGCGGCCTTTGACCAGCTGCAGGATGTGTTTGCGAAACTGGAATATGTTTTGAACAAGCATCCCAAGAAAGTGCTCATCGTGGAAGAGAATGCGCAGCATGCCAAGGCACTGGCCTATTTCCTGGGCACGTACAACGTGAACACGGAGATCTGCCAGCAGATGGACGCTGGCCTTAAAGTGCTGCAACAGCAAGGCATTGATTGTGTGATCCTGGACATGGGCATACCAGATCCCCGGGCATACGAAACCCTGGAGGCTGTGAAATCCGGTGCGGGCATGGAAAACGTGCCGGTGATCATCTTCACGGGCAAAAGCCTGAGCAAATCTGAAGAGCAGCGCATCCACCGTTATGCAGACTCCATCGTGGTAAAAACGGCCCATTCCTACCAGCGCATCCTGGATGAAGTGTCGCTGTTCCTGCACCTGGTGGAAGAGCGGGGCGGGCGCCCGGAAAGCGTGGCCGCTAAGGGCCGGGGCAATGGGTTGAATGAAGTGCTCAATGGTAAAACAGTGCTGGTGGCAGACGATGACGTGCGCAATATTTTTTCACTCACCAAATCACTGGAACAGCACCAGATGACCGTGCTTTCCGCCATAGATGGCCAGGAAGCGCTGAACCAGCTGGACCAGCATAAAGTAGACATTGTGCTGATGGATATGATGATGCCGGAAATGGATGGGTACCAGACGATTGGCCACATCCGCGCCAACCGTAAGCTCAAAAACCTGCCGGTAATAGCCGTTACCGCCAGGGCCATGATGGGCGACCGGGAGAAATGCATGGCCGCCGGCGCATCAGATTATATTTCCAAGCCTGTAGACGTGGATCAGTTGTTATCTTTGCTCCGGGTATGGCTATACGATAAGGGGCGGAAATATTAA
- a CDS encoding chemotaxis protein CheB, with protein sequence MNATSLVIIGGSAGSLSVLLQVLPGLAPHLAVPVIIVLHRKNYADSVLTDLLGTRTTLQVKEAEEKDVLQAGCIYLAPPDYHLLLESNGSLSLDYSEKVNFSRPSIDVSFSSAARLYGPQLLAILLSGANADGVEGLCDVAACGGLTAVQNPKTAEVPFMPEQALEYAHVSKILDITEMADYINTFAALSR encoded by the coding sequence ATGAACGCAACATCGCTGGTGATAATAGGGGGCAGCGCAGGCAGTCTCAGTGTGCTGCTGCAAGTGCTGCCAGGGCTGGCCCCACACCTGGCAGTGCCGGTTATCATTGTGCTGCACCGGAAGAACTATGCAGACTCAGTGCTCACAGACCTGCTGGGTACCCGTACCACGCTGCAGGTAAAGGAAGCGGAAGAAAAAGACGTGTTGCAGGCGGGCTGCATTTACCTGGCGCCGCCAGACTATCACCTGCTGCTGGAAAGCAATGGAAGCCTGAGCCTGGACTATTCTGAGAAAGTGAATTTTTCCCGGCCCAGCATAGACGTTAGCTTCTCCAGTGCGGCCCGCCTGTATGGCCCGCAACTGCTGGCCATCCTGCTATCCGGCGCCAATGCAGACGGTGTGGAAGGCCTGTGTGATGTAGCCGCTTGCGGCGGGCTCACAGCAGTGCAGAACCCTAAAACCGCGGAGGTGCCATTTATGCCGGAACAGGCCCTGGAATACGCCCACGTGAGCAAGATCCTGGATATTACGGAAATGGCGGATTATATTAATACGTTTGCGGCGCTGTCCCGTTAG